Proteins from one Bacillota bacterium genomic window:
- a CDS encoding alpha-L-fucosidase, translated as MNHAQIKPFAMNWQPYLRQAPNWFRDAKFGMFFHWGPYCVPAFENEWYSRNMYAKGLSQNRFHVETYGKLSQFGYKDFYPLFKGEKFDPDYWAELMVTAGAKYGGVVTEHADNFSLWDSKVNPVNAVNYGPKRDVVGELEKAIRRQGLNFIATFHHQWLWGWFMSSDPNADVYNPENEIYYGKALPLEANRYIPWRLPDDEFNRVWMEKVIEVIDGYDPDLIYFDSRANIIAEQYKHQLVDYYYNRNSRSDRIISYKQEDFPDGVGIVDIECGRFAAVQSFPWQTDDRLEALRTWCYVQGARYKPAAKIIHQLCDVVSKNGNLLLNVGPKADGSFADEAVAELKEVGRWLADFGEAIYGTRPFAVHGEGINVKDHDFDVSQIEAQTQKGVFDDQGEVEFSADDLRFTTKDNVLYVIMLGKPEQIPIQITSLRQGTGLGSQVIESIGVLGGAPDLDWNQNSEHLEIILKGPMPSNHANVIKISYRK; from the coding sequence ATGAATCATGCACAGATTAAACCTTTTGCCATGAATTGGCAGCCGTATCTGCGCCAAGCGCCTAACTGGTTTCGAGATGCGAAATTCGGGATGTTTTTTCACTGGGGACCGTACTGCGTCCCCGCCTTTGAAAACGAGTGGTATTCCCGGAATATGTACGCTAAAGGGCTTTCTCAAAACCGCTTTCATGTGGAGACATATGGCAAGCTGAGCCAGTTTGGCTATAAAGATTTTTATCCCCTTTTCAAGGGGGAGAAGTTTGACCCTGATTATTGGGCGGAGCTGATGGTTACAGCCGGTGCCAAATACGGCGGAGTTGTTACCGAACATGCCGATAACTTCTCCCTGTGGGACAGCAAGGTTAATCCTGTCAATGCTGTTAACTACGGTCCGAAGCGGGATGTAGTTGGGGAGCTGGAAAAGGCGATCCGCAGGCAGGGCTTAAACTTTATTGCTACTTTCCACCACCAGTGGCTGTGGGGCTGGTTTATGTCCAGCGATCCTAACGCTGATGTTTACAATCCGGAAAACGAAATCTATTACGGCAAAGCGCTGCCTCTGGAAGCAAACCGCTACATTCCTTGGCGGCTCCCGGATGATGAGTTTAACCGGGTCTGGATGGAGAAGGTAATTGAAGTGATCGACGGATATGATCCTGATTTAATTTACTTTGACAGCCGGGCCAATATCATTGCTGAGCAGTATAAGCATCAGCTGGTGGACTATTACTATAACCGGAACAGCAGAAGTGATAGGATTATCAGCTATAAACAGGAAGACTTCCCTGACGGGGTCGGTATTGTTGATATCGAATGCGGACGCTTCGCTGCTGTCCAAAGCTTTCCGTGGCAGACTGACGACCGCCTGGAAGCTCTGCGCACCTGGTGTTATGTGCAGGGAGCCCGCTATAAACCGGCAGCCAAGATTATTCACCAGTTATGCGATGTGGTCAGTAAAAACGGCAATCTGCTGCTGAATGTCGGTCCAAAAGCCGATGGCAGTTTTGCTGACGAAGCAGTCGCTGAGCTGAAAGAAGTGGGCAGATGGCTGGCGGATTTCGGCGAAGCGATCTACGGGACCAGACCGTTTGCCGTGCACGGTGAAGGAATCAATGTCAAGGACCATGATTTTGATGTTTCTCAGATCGAGGCGCAGACTCAAAAAGGAGTCTTTGATGACCAGGGTGAGGTAGAGTTCTCCGCGGATGATCTGCGCTTTACCACTAAGGATAATGTTCTTTATGTGATTATGCTGGGTAAACCTGAGCAGATACCGATTCAGATTACTAGTTTACGGCAGGGAACAGGATTAGGATCCCAGGTGATAGAATCAATCGGCGTTTTGGGCGGTGCACCAGATTTAGACTGGAATCAGAACAGCGAGCATTTAGAGATTATCTTAAAAGGACCGATGCCTTCGAACCACGCCAATGTGATTAAGATTTCCTACCGAAAATGA